In Gemmatimonas aurantiaca, the sequence ATCGAGATGGGACGACCGAGCCGGTTGTCCATCGAAGCCGAGAAGAAGCAGGGCACCATCGCCGCCGTGCGCGTGGGCGGCGCCTCGGTGATCATGTGCGAAGGGACGCTGACGTTGCGCGGGTAGGCGGCTTCTCACCGTATCACGGGTCACCGCGCCGACATGCGACTGCAGTGCACTGCACTGTAGTCTTGCGGCCGGCTACTGTACCACCGCCGAATCGCCGGACTGTTTGAGCCGCAGCGCATTGAGTCCGCGTGACCAGAGCACGGCCCGGTTGCGTCCACTGCGTTTGGCGGCGTAGAGCGCTTCGTCGGCGCGGGCGCGCAGGGCTTCGGCGATTCCGTCGTCGCGGATGTTGTCCGCCACCACGCCGATGGACACGGTGACATTCACCCGGCCGTCGGGCTCGGCGAACGTGCGTCGGCGGAAGGCCTCGACGATACGCAGGGCGAGATGCTGGGCCCCGTCGAGCGAGGTATCGGGCGCCAGAATGGTGAACTCCTCCCCGCCGGTGCGCGCCACCACGTCCTGCGCGCGGGCGCTCGCGCGCAGCAGCTCACCCGCTTCGGCAATGACCTGATCACCCACCAGATGTCCCTGCGTGTCGTTCACCTGCTTGAAATGATCGAGGTCGATGGCCAGCAGGGCGACATCGGTGTGGGCGCGCGCGGCCCGTGACAGCTCGCGACGGTACTGCTGCTCGAAACCGCGGCGGTTGAAACACCCTGACAGCGGATCGGTCAGCACGATGGTGGCCAACTGTCCGCGCATGCGATTGTAGGCCCGTCCCACGGCCGTGATGGCGTCGGGACGCCGGTCGGCGGCGACATCGTAGCTGTCGCTGAAATCCCCTTCCTCCGCGCGCTCGAACATCGCCACGAGATTGGCGAGACGCTCGTGCAGGTGGGTCTGCACCCGCGTCACCAGCCACGCGCCCACCCCGAACAGCGCCAGCGTGAACAACGCATCGCTCCACTCGATGTCCGCCCGGTGGCGCACGCCGATGTCCATGAGTAGCAGGTAGGCCGCCGCGGTGGCCACGAGCATGAGCAGCGCCGGCGCGCGTCCGAAGTACACATGCGTGAGCTGCAGCGAGAACAGCGCCACCAGCAGCCCGCGATGATAGTGCGGCGGTTCGGCGAGCAGAAACACCAGCCAGAAGACCAGGGCGATGTCGGCCGCCACCATCAGCGTGGAAAGGGGCTCCCCTGCCCGACGCGTGGCCCGCACGTAGACACGAATGCCGATCGCCAGCAGGGCGTAGACGGCCGTGACGATGGCCACCAGCCAGTCGGCCAGTTCCGGCCCCACCGTCTCGAGCACCACCTCCGGTGGCGAGAGGACGCCGGCGAGCCGGAGTCCCACGGCCGCGCTGCCCACCAGCAGCGCCAGCACGATGCGATAACCCGTCTGCCAGAGCAGGATATCCGCGGTGGCGGCATCGGTGCGGGGACGATCGGTGGCCATGAGTGCCCTAGGATACCCCGATGGACTGCCGAAAGGAACGTACGAAGGCCCGCCAAACGCACGCGCTCGTCAGCGCTGGATAGCCGCCCGCTCCCGATGGTCCCCGCCCCCGCCATGCCGGTACTGCCCTGCACACAAGGTCAACATGGTTGCCAAAGAGTGCCACAGCAACCTGCGGAGAGCGCACAATGCGCATGCGTTCGAATACCGACAGCACGGAGCGGCGTCATCGATTCGTTACGTAACAGTGGAGAGCGTACGCCTCCGTGGCGAGAGAGGAGCACCGATACCCCTAGACGCCAGCACCGTCACGCAGATCCCGGTCACGCGGATCCGCTCACACCGATCCCGCTTCCCCTCTCCCATCCGGCACATGCCGCCTGTCGGTTCCACACTCGGCCCCAACACGTCCTCGCAATTTCGTGCCATCGTCGTTCCGGCGGAACGGCGCTGGCGTGCCACGTTGCTGGCGACCATGATCGGCGCGCTCGTGTTCTTCATCTTCGAAGCGAGCAAGTCCGCGATCTTCCCGCATCTGACGATCTGGGAATCGCACAACATCACGATCACGTTCGGATCGCTGATCGCGGGGGGTGCGGCGTGGTTCGCGATGGCGCGCCAGGCATCGATGCTGCGGACACTGGCCGCCGAGGAAGCGCTGCGGGAACGGTTGGAGATCCGGCAGCGGGCGCTGGCGGAGAGCGAAGCGCGCTACCGGCAGCTGATGACACACTCACCCGAAGCGATCGTGGTGCATCGCAACGGCCGCGTCATCTACGCCAACGATGCGGCCATGCTGCTCATCGGGGCCAGGGAGGGCACGCAGTTGCTGCGCCGCCGCGCGGCGGATTTTGTGCACCCCGACGATCTGGCCATGGTGCAGCAGCGACTGGGTTCGGGGCCGGCACGCGTGCAATACCGGCTGGTGCGGCTCGACGGCGGCATTCGCGAAGTCGAAGCCGTTTCCGTCTCGATCGCGTTCGAAGGCACACCGGCCATGCAGACGCTCTTCCGCGATGTCACCGAACGCAAGGAACTCGAAGCGCGTCTGCTGCACGGCGCCTTTCACGATGCGCTGACGGGGCTCGCCAACCGGGCGTTGTTCCGGGACCGCCTCGAACACGCACTGACCATGGCCGGGCGTGATCCGGACCATCGTCTCGCCGTGCTGTTTCTCGATCTCGACGATTTCAAGGGTGTGAACGACAGTCTGGGGCACGAGGCGGGCGATCAGCTCCTGCGAACCATCTCCGAACGCATCGTCGCCGAAGTGCGGGCGTCGGACACCGTCGCCCGCTTCGGCGGCGACGAATTTGCCGTGCTGCTGGAACGCCTGCCCCACGAGGCCGAGGCGCTGACTATCGTGAATCGCATCAAGGTGGCGCTGCGGCGTCCGCTCATGCTGGAAGGACGTCTGATGAGCATCGCCACCAGCGTGGGCGTGGCCTATGCCAGCGCCGGCGACGATGTGGACACCCTGCTGCGCAACGCCGATGTCGCCATGTACGAAGCCAAAGAGGCCGGCAAAGCCCGTCATGCCGTCTTCGAACCGTCGATGTACGCGGCCATCGTGCAGCGCCTGCAACTGGAGACCGATGTCCGTGCGGCGGCGGGCGCGCCGCAGCAATCCGGATTGCATCTGGCGTATCAGCCCATCGTGGATCTCCGCACCGGTGCGGTGCGTGGACTCGAAGCCTTGTTGCGGTGGCAACACCCGCATCGTGGCACGGTCGAACCCAGCGTGTTCGTCCCGGTGGCCGAACATACGGGCGCCATCGTGCCGTTGGGCCGATGGGTCCTCGAGGAGGCCTGCCAGCAACTCGTGACATGGCGCACGCTCTGGTGGCGTGAGCGACGCGCGCCCGATTCGGTGCCCGGCGTTTCGGTGAACATCTCGGGCCGTCAACTCGCCGAAGACGATTTCGTGGACGACGTGGCGGCGATTCTGCGCCGCACCGGTGCGCCGGCCGGCAGTATCACCCTCGAGATCACCGAGAGTGTCATCATGCGCAACACCGAGTCGTCGCTGCGCACCCTGTCGGCCCTCAAGGCGCTGGGGCTGCGGCTCGCCATCGACGATTTTGGCACCGGGTACTCGAGTCTCAGTTACCTGCAGAAATTCCCCGTCGATGTCCTCAAAATCGACCGGGCTTTCGTGGAAGGGGTGGCGCAGGGAGGATCGGACACGGCGCTGGCCCGCACCATCGTCACGTTGGGCAACACGCTGAGTCTCAGAACCGTCGCGGAAGGCGTCGAATCGCCACTGCAACGTGACGCGCTCTCGACGATGGGGTGTGTCGACGGACAGGGATATCTCTTTTCACCGCCGCGTCCAGCCGCGGAGATCACGGGCTGGTTGCGCGTGCAAACGGGCGGAATCGCCGTCGCGGTGTGAAGGTGGAACCCGTCGAACAGGGTGCGGTCATCATTCCGTGTCGCCTGAGGCGACAGCGGCGGCACGAGTCGCGGGTATGATCGCCCGGTACGCGCGGAATTCCAGGGCACGGAAGCTGTACGATATCGGTATGCCATCAGTGCGTCCGGCCAGCGCGAGCCCGCGCCAGCCGGACGCCGCGCCCCTCACGCCAGGGCCGGCTCCGCGAGTGGTGCGTCCGCCGAAACGATCCGGCCGTCGAAGAGTTGCACGGTACGCTCCGCATGCTGCGCATACCGCGCATCGTGTGTGACCATGCAGACCGTGGACCCCGCCGCGTGCAGTTCACGCAGCAGTTCCATCACCGCCTCGCCGTTGCGCGAATCGAGATTGCCCGTGGGTTCATCCGCCAGGAGAATCGCCGGATCGCCGGCCACGGCCCGCGCCACCGCAATGCGCTGCTGCTGACCACCGGAAAGCTGTGACGGAAAGTGTTTGGCGCGATGTGTCATCCCCACGCGTTCCAGGGCCTTCTGTACGCGGTCCTTGCGTTCCGCGGCGTCCATCTCGCGATAGGTGAGGGGCAGCTCCACATTCTCCCACACCGTCAGATCGCCGATGAGATTGAAGGCCTGGAAAATGAAGCCGATCTCCTTGTTGCGGACGCGCGCCCGATCGGCGGCGCCCAGATGCGCCACCGACGTGCCGGCGATCTGATACTCCCCACCGCTCGGCGCATCCAGCAGGCCGAGGATGGACAGCAGCGTGGTCTTGCCGCACCCCGAAGGCCCCGCGATCGCGACATACTCGCCCTTCCGGATATCGAAGTGCACGTCGGCGAGGGCGTGTGTCTCCACCTCGTCGGTGAAGAACACTTTGCGGATGCCCTGCATGTGAATCAGCGGCGTGGCCTGCGGTTCGTGAGCACTCGGCATGAATGGGGTTCCGGTTATCGGATACGGATCTTCTCGGCAGTCGAAACGCTGCTGAGATCGGACAGGATGATGCGATCGCCAACGGCCAGCCCGTTCAGGATCTCGATGGAGTTGACGGAGCTGCGTCCAAGCACCACCGGCACCCGCACCGCCGTCTTGCCATCGGCATCCACACGGAATACCGATGTGTTTCCCGTTCCCGCACTCGACGCCGGGCGACCGGCATACAGCACGTTCGTGAGACGGTCGATGACGATCGTGCCATCGATGCTGAGATCGGGCACGGCGCCCGCGGGCAGCGGCCCATCGAGTGCGACATCGATGATGACCGAACCGCCCTGCGCCGAGGGATCCTTGCGGATCACATGCCCCGGCACGATGCCGTTGCGGGTATCGACCGTGGCCTTCTGTCCGATCTGCACATCCTTTGCCTGCGACTCGGGAATGCGGAGCACCGCTTTGAGCTTTCCGGGCTGCACCACCTTGGCCAGCGTGGTCCCCTCGGGTACCCACTGTCCGAGCTGCAACGTGAGCTCCTGCAACACCCCTTCTTCGGGTGCGCGCACCTGCAGCGACCGCAGACGCGCCTGCTGATTCTCGGCGATGGCCCGCAGCTGCACGACACGCGACGCCTGCACGGCGATCTGGGAATCGATGGCGGATTGCATGAGTGCCAGCCGCTCCTGTTCCACGCGGTAGCGGGTGGTGAACTCCTCCGCGGCCGTCTTGCGGTTCGTGGCTTCGAACGGAGGTACGAGTCCGAGACGCACCAGCGAATCGGCCGCACGGGCCTCCTGCGAACTGCTCACCAGTTGGGTGCGTGTGGAGGCCACCGTGCCCTCCTGCGTGAGGATGGCACTCCGCAGATTGGTGCGCAGGTTGATGAGATCGATCTCCGCCTGCCGCGCCTGCTGTTCCGCCTGCATCGTCTGGATCTGCAGGTCGGGATTGGAGAGTTCGAGCAGCAGTTCGCTGCTGCCGACGTTGCGCCCCGACTCGGTGTGCAGCCGTTCCACACGCGCCGATGCCTGCGCGGTGATCCAGCGGATGTGCTCGGGCACCAGTGTTCCGGGGCCGCGCACTTCGCGTACGATGTCGCCCTGCTTGACGGTGTCGAGCAGCACGGCGGCCCGTTCGACCGTGGGCACGGCGGGATCGAGACGGGTGAGTGCCGCGGTGACGATCACCACGCCGGCCACCGCCGAACCGATGAGGATCTGTTTCCTGTAGGACTTCTTCGGAGTCCGGACGATATCCATGTGTCTGTGTCAGTGAGTCTCGGGGCCCGATCGGTGGATCGATCGAGGGATCGATCGTGGCATCAGTCGTAGCGCAGGGCATGCATGGGGTCGACCTGCGCGGCGCGGCGCGCCGGCATGAACCCGGCCGCGAATGCCACGAGCACGAGAGCGAGAACCGCGCTCACGAACACCACCGGATCGTGCCCCTGCAGTTGATAGAGCTGGGACTGGGCGGCGCGTCCGATCGCGAACGCGGCGGCAATCCCGATGGCGGCCCCGATGAGCGTCATGCCACCGACCTGCCGCAGCACGAGGGCCCGCACACGAGCGGCATCCGCGCCGAGGGCCATGCGCACGCCGATCTCCCGCGTGCGCTGCGTGACCGAATAGGACAGCACGCCGTAGAGTCCCACGGCGGCGAGCAGCGTGGCCAGCACCGCGAAGGCCCCGGCGAGGGTGCTGATCATGCGATCGAGGAAGACGTTCTCGCGCATCTGCTGTGGCATCGTCTTGAGATCCTCCACCGGCACGGTGGCATCGAGACGGCGCATGACGGCATTGATGGACTGCAGGATGTCGGCGGGCGACTGTCGCGTCTTCACGTAGAAAGTGAGCGAGCTGACCGTATTGTCCTGCCGCCAGGGGGTGAAGAACAGCGGCGGCACTTCGTCTTTCACCTCGCTGTACTTGGCGTTGCGCACGAAGCCGACGATCTGGATGTCGAGCGAATCGCGTCCATCACGCGACATGAACTTGCCGAGCGGATCGGTGCCGAGATTGAACTTCTTCGCGAAGGCTTCGTTCACCAGCGCCACTCTCGCCGTGCCCACACGATCGGCGTCGGTGAACTCGCGGCCCGCCAACAGGGTCATGCCCAAGGTCGTCAGGAAGCCCGACCCGATGACGTTGTAGCGGGCGTTGCAGTCGGTATCGGGGAGGCAGGTGAAGCCCTGCACCCGCACGTCGGTGCCCCAGTTGCTGCCGCCCAGCACGGCGACGCGTGCCGAACTCACGTCGGTGACGCCCGGCAGCGCCCGCAGTTCCTGCTCCACGCGCTCGTAGAGCACCTTGGCGCGTGTGCTGTCGTAGCCGCTGCGCATCGGTGAGATGTCGAACATCGCCACCTGATCGATGGACAGTCCCAGGTCCGCCTTGCTGACGTTGACGAGACTCTTGAGGAAGAGCCCCGACGATACGAGCAGGGCGACCGAGAGGGCGATCTGCACGACGACGAGCGCGGTGCGGAACCGGGAGGCGGCGCGCCCGCCGCCCGTGATCTGGCCGGCACCGGCGCGGATCGTGGAGATGAGATCGGCGCGGGTACTGTGCAGGGCGGGAAAGAGACCGAAGACCAGCCCCGTGCCCACGGCCAGCACGGCCGCGAAGGCCACCATGGCCGGACGCAGGGAGATGTCCATCGTGGTCAATGCCTCGGGAGGCATGAAGGACGCCACGCTCTTCAGCGTCCACATGGCCACGAGCAGACTCACCACGCCGCCCAGGATGCCCAGCACCACCGACTCGGTGAGCAATTGTCGCAACAGTTGCCCGCGAGTCGCCCCGAGCGCGAGACGCACACCCATCTCGGTGGCACGGCTCGCCCCGCGGGCCAGCAGGAGATTGGCAATGTTGGCGCAGGCGATGAGCAGCACCGTCGCCGTGATCGCGAAGAGCATGATCAATGGCGTCTTCGCTTCGCGATGAATGCTGCTCTGTCCGCGGGCACCTGGCGTGAACGTGATGGTTCTGGCCTTGAAATGCGCCATCGTCGCATCGCTCATGCTCTGCTGCAACGGGACTTCGACATCCAGCAGGAGGGAGCGATACAGGGTGTTGAGCTGGGTGGACGCCTGGGTGATGGAGCTGCCGGGCTTGAGCCGACCGAACACATAGAGCCAGTAGTTGCGACGGTTTTCGAAGTCGGGTCGCCACGTCGTCACCGCGGCTCGCATGCTCACGGGCACGTACACCATCGGCTCGGCACCGAGCGTAGTGCCCCGGAATCCTTCTTCCGCCACACCGAGGATCGTGAGGGTCTGACCATTCACGATCAGCGTCTGTCCAACGATTTTGGGATCGCTGCCGTATCGTTCCCGCCAGAACTCGTGACTCAACACGGTCACGAAGTTGGCCCCGATGACGCCGTCGTCGGTCGGCTGCAGCAGCCGCCCGATCGCCGGCTTGACGCCCAGCAGACCGAAGTAGCCTCCGGAGACGAACATGCCGCGCCCCGAGAACGCTTCATTCCGCACCGAGAGGTTGGCCCCGAAGTTCACGTGGCCAGCCACGCCTGCCAGCGCGGTCTGCTTTTGCTCCAAATCGCGGAACATCGGATAACTGAAGACGTCATCGCAGTCGCCCGCCTGATTGCAGCTCGTCGATCCCGGCTTGGGTCCGGGCGCCGAGAGGTTCACCAGTTCGCCGGGCGCACGCACGGGCAGGTTTCGCAGCAGAAACTGCTCGAACAGCGAGTAGATCGCCGCGTTGGCTCCGATGCCGAGCGCCAGTGACAGCACGGCGATCGCGGTGACAAAGGGCGTCTTGCGCAGCATGCGCAACGCCAGCGTGAGGTTTCTCATACGCAGGGATTCGGAAGGCCCGTAGCGGCGTCGGCAGGCGGCGCTGCTGGGTAACGAACGTTCTTCAGGTCGAGCGTTCTGACAGCGGCATGTCGCAAAAGGTTTGACTCCGCCGATGGCGCACCTAACGGCGGAGGGACGGCCAGGTTTCACCCCCGCTTTTTTCCGCCGTAGCCACCCGCGACGACCGTCGCGGGCTGCTGCGTGCCCATCGGTCACCCCGTTCCGGTTTCTCCATGCCAGCGCATCGCGTCAGCGGTTCCCTGTTCGACGATTCGGTGGGTTCCCCCTACGCGCCGCGCGATGCCTGCGGTGTGGGCTTCATCGCCCGGCAGAGCGGCGAGCGCACGCACGAAGTGGTGAGCCTGGCGGTGGAAGCCGCGGCCCGTCTCGCCCATCGGGGGGCGTCGGCCGCGGACAGCTCCGCCGATGGAGCCGGTCTGCTCACACAGATCCCGAGACGCCTGTTCATCCTGGCCGCCTCGCGCCTCGGCATTCATCTCCCGGCCGATGCCGCGGTCGGGGTGGGTATGTGTTTTCTCCCCGTCGACCAACGTGCGCGCGAAGAAGCCATGTCGCTCGTGAACGACGTGCTGCTCGGTGACGGCATCCCCGTACTGGGATGGCGCGACGTGCCGGTGCGCCCCGAAGTGCTCGGTCCATCCGCGCGTGCGGCCATGCCCACCATCGCGCAGATCCTCGTGGGTCGGCCCGCCGGCAGTGACGACGACGCCTGGGAACGACAGCTCTATCTCGCACGAAGGGAGATGGAGCATCGCGCACTCGCCCGTGGACTCGAACCGTTCTACATCTGCTCACTCTCGTGTCGCACGGTCGTGTACAAGGGCCTGCTCACCGGCGGACAGCTCGGCGACTTCTATCCGGACCTCCGCGACCCCGCGTTCGAAACGGCCATTGCCGTCTTTCACGAGCGCTATGCCACGAACACCATGCCGCGCTGGGAACTCGCCCAACCGTTCCGCATGCTCGGACACAATGGCGAGATCAATACGCTTTGGGGCAATCGCAACGCGATGGCCATGCGCGCCCCGTTGCTGGAAGCGCCGGATTTTGGTGCCCATGCGGAACGTCTGCGCGATCCCATCCGCCCGCGGGGCAGCGACTCGGCCAGTCTCGACAACGCGCTCGAACTGCTCGTACGGGCCGGCCGGTCGCCGGTGCACGCGACGATGATGCTGGTGCCGCAGGCCTGGGAGAAGTATCCCGACGTGGAACCCGTGGTGAAGGCGTTCTACGAATACCATCAGTGTGTCATCGAACCCTGGGATGGGCCGGCGGCCCTCGCCTACAGCGATGGCATCCAGGTGGCGGTGTCGCTCGACCGGAACGGTCTGCGTCCGTGTCGCTACAAGATCCGCGCCGACGGCATGGTGGTGGCCGGCTCCGAAGTGGGCATCGTCGACTTCGATCCGCGTGACGTGGTGGAAACGGGCAAGCTCGGACCGGGTGGCGTATTTCTGGTGGACACGGCCGGCAAGCGCATCGTTCGCAACATGGCGGCCAAGCGTGAAGTGGCCACGCGCCGGCCGTACGCGAAGTGGATCGCGCAGCACATGGCCACACTGCCCACCAGCGATGGCGCCGAACCGCTCGTGCGCTCGAGCGATCAGTTGCGCGCCACGCAGGCCGCGTTCGGCTACGGCAACGAGGATCTCCGTCTCGTGCTCGAACCCATGGCGACATCGGCGGCGGAAGTGGTGTGGAGCATGGGTGACGACGCGCCGTTGGCGGTGCTGTCGTCCACCACACCGCCGCTGTACGCGTTCTTCCGGCAGCGATTCGCGCAGGTCACCAATCCACCCATGGACTCGCTCCGCGAATCGATGGTGATGTCACTGCGCATGCACCTCGGACGACGGGGATCGCCGCTGGTGGAGAAGTCCTCGTATGCCCGCATGCTGCGCATCGAGCATCCGGTGCTGCTGCCCGACGAGATGGCCGCGCTCAGGGCTTTCCCCGACATGCCGCATGCCACGCTCGACGCCACCTACACGGCGCAGGCCCGTCCGGAGGCTCTCGAAGCGGCACTCGATACACTGTGCCGGCGCGCCGAGGTGGCGGCCCGCAAAGGCGCCCGCCTGCTCATCATCAGCGACCGAAAGGTGAGCGCCGAACGCGCCCCCATTCCCGTATTGCTGGCCCTGGGCGCCATCCGCCAACATCTGGTGCGCACCGGTCTGCGCGCACGTGTGGGTCTCGTCGTGGAAGCCGGCGATGCGATCGAGCAGCACCACATGGCCACACTCTTCGGTTACGGAGCCGAAGCGGTGTATCCGTGGCTGGCCATGGAAACGGTTGCCACACTGTTCGCGGAAGCGCACGGACGGGCCGACAACGATGTGGAACGCCCGGGGCCGGCCCTCGCGCAGTCGCGATATCGCACGGCCGTGGAGAAGGGACTGCTCAAGGTGCTCGCCAAGATGGGGATCTCCACCCTCGCGAGCTACTGCGGTGCGCAGACATTCGACGCGCTGGGACTCGGTGCCGACGTGATCGACCGCTGCTTCGCCGGCACCGCGTCGCCACTTGGTGGTCTCACCCTGCGGGAACTCAGTGAAGACGCGCTGTTGCGCCATCGACGGGCCTACACCACCGACGGCACCGCGCTCACGGCACTGCCGGACTACGGACGCGTGCGTTTCCGCAAGGATGGCGAAGCGCACGCCTGGGCTCCGCGTCGCGCGCAGGTACTGCAGCAGGCCGTTGGCAGCGCACGCCGCGCCGGTGTCGATCCGGACGAAGCGTGGCGCACGTTTGCCCGCAACACGGAGCAGGCCACTCCATCGTCCGTGCGCGACCTGCTGACGTTGCGTCCCGGTCAGTCCATCCCCATCGAGGAGGTGGAACCGATGGGGGCCATTCGGGCGCGGTTCATCGCATCGGCCATGTCGCTCGGGGCGCTGTCTCCCGAAGCACACGAGACCATCACCATCGCCATGAATCGCATCCAGGCCCGCTCCAACTCCGGCGAGGGCGGTGAAGATGCCGCGGCGTACGCGGATGCCAAGACCGATACCGATACCGCGGGCGATCGTCGCGACAGCCGCATCAAGCAGGTGGCGTCGGCTCGGTTCGGCGTCACGGCGGAGTATCTCGCGCGGGCCGATGAACTGGAGATCAAGATCGTGCAGGGCGCC encodes:
- the gltB gene encoding glutamate synthase large subunit — protein: MPAHRVSGSLFDDSVGSPYAPRDACGVGFIARQSGERTHEVVSLAVEAAARLAHRGASAADSSADGAGLLTQIPRRLFILAASRLGIHLPADAAVGVGMCFLPVDQRAREEAMSLVNDVLLGDGIPVLGWRDVPVRPEVLGPSARAAMPTIAQILVGRPAGSDDDAWERQLYLARREMEHRALARGLEPFYICSLSCRTVVYKGLLTGGQLGDFYPDLRDPAFETAIAVFHERYATNTMPRWELAQPFRMLGHNGEINTLWGNRNAMAMRAPLLEAPDFGAHAERLRDPIRPRGSDSASLDNALELLVRAGRSPVHATMMLVPQAWEKYPDVEPVVKAFYEYHQCVIEPWDGPAALAYSDGIQVAVSLDRNGLRPCRYKIRADGMVVAGSEVGIVDFDPRDVVETGKLGPGGVFLVDTAGKRIVRNMAAKREVATRRPYAKWIAQHMATLPTSDGAEPLVRSSDQLRATQAAFGYGNEDLRLVLEPMATSAAEVVWSMGDDAPLAVLSSTTPPLYAFFRQRFAQVTNPPMDSLRESMVMSLRMHLGRRGSPLVEKSSYARMLRIEHPVLLPDEMAALRAFPDMPHATLDATYTAQARPEALEAALDTLCRRAEVAARKGARLLIISDRKVSAERAPIPVLLALGAIRQHLVRTGLRARVGLVVEAGDAIEQHHMATLFGYGAEAVYPWLAMETVATLFAEAHGRADNDVERPGPALAQSRYRTAVEKGLLKVLAKMGISTLASYCGAQTFDALGLGADVIDRCFAGTASPLGGLTLRELSEDALLRHRRAYTTDGTALTALPDYGRVRFRKDGEAHAWAPRRAQVLQQAVGSARRAGVDPDEAWRTFARNTEQATPSSVRDLLTLRPGQSIPIEEVEPMGAIRARFIASAMSLGALSPEAHETITIAMNRIQARSNSGEGGEDAAAYADAKTDTDTAGDRRDSRIKQVASARFGVTAEYLARADELEIKIVQGAKPGEGGQLPGHKVTELIARLRHSTPGVGLISPPPHHDIYSIEDLAQLVHDLKTVNPRARVGVKLVAESGVGTVAAGVAKAFADYVLIAGHNGGTGASPLSSIKHAGSPWELGLAEAQQVLVANGLRHRVEVRVDGGLTNARDVIIAALLGAESYGFGTAPLVALGCDMARQCHLNTCPTGIATQREDLRAKFRGTPEHVIAFFTRLAEDVRTELALLGARSLAEIIGRVELLQRAERPELPRSTMLDLSQVLSPPRRIDEPRHRTTERNERHGLQVLDEQILADAAVTVNEGLPFSGQYTIRNHHLTVGARIAGVLAERHGNTGLADGTLQLAFQGSAGQSFGAFAVRGMQLTLDGEANDYVGKGLSGGEIVVRPFRLARYQGASHLNMILGNTVLYAATDGVLCAAGQAGDRFAVRNSGACAVVEGVGNHACEYMTGGVVAVLGRAGRNFGAGMSNGVAYVFDEGDTFASRLNHEMVLLAEPDAEDDTLLYLLLRLHLARTESARARWLLDDWDHQHVHWRKVKPRGAAEHVSRIRDQWITRLRARVSAEQGGSALGDRRSRVVEQPS